In Synechococcus sp. PCC 6312, one genomic interval encodes:
- the thiC gene encoding phosphomethylpyrimidine synthase: protein MRTEWIAKRQGQANVSQMHYARQGLITEEMDYVARRENLPPDLIRDEVARGRMIIPANINHPNLEPMAIGIASKCKVNANIGASPNSSNLAEEVAKLHLAVKYGADTVMDLSTGGGNLDEIRTAIIQASPVPIGTVPIYQALESVHGNIENLTPDDFLHIIEKHAQQGVDYMTIHAGILIEHLPLVRSRITGIVSRGGGIIARWMLHHHKQNPLYNHFDDIIEIFKRYDVSFSLGDSLRPGCTHDASDAAQLAELKTLGQLTRRAWEHDVQVMVEGPGHVPMDQIEFNVRKQMEECSEAPFYVLGPLVTDIAPGYDHITSAIGAAMAGWYGTAMLCYVTPKEHLGLPNAEDVRNGLIAYKIAAHAADIARHRPGARDRDDELSTARYNFDWNRQFELSLDPERAKEYHDETLPADIYKTAEFCSMCGPKFCPMQTKVDADALTELEKFLAQDQEKRVMAEV from the coding sequence ATGCGAACTGAATGGATTGCCAAACGGCAGGGCCAGGCCAATGTTTCCCAGATGCATTATGCCCGCCAAGGATTGATTACCGAGGAAATGGACTATGTGGCCCGGCGAGAGAATTTACCCCCAGATTTAATTCGGGATGAAGTAGCCCGGGGCCGGATGATTATTCCTGCCAACATCAATCACCCCAACCTAGAACCGATGGCGATTGGGATTGCCTCCAAATGTAAAGTCAATGCCAACATTGGGGCCTCGCCTAATTCCTCGAACTTGGCTGAAGAAGTCGCGAAACTGCATCTAGCCGTGAAATATGGGGCCGATACGGTGATGGATTTGTCCACTGGCGGCGGCAACCTGGATGAAATTCGCACGGCGATTATCCAAGCTTCACCGGTTCCCATTGGCACTGTGCCGATTTACCAGGCCTTGGAAAGCGTTCACGGCAATATCGAAAACCTCACGCCGGATGATTTCTTACATATCATCGAGAAACACGCGCAACAGGGTGTGGATTATATGACAATCCATGCCGGGATATTAATTGAACATTTGCCCTTGGTTCGCAGTCGGATTACGGGAATTGTCTCGCGGGGTGGGGGCATTATTGCCCGCTGGATGCTGCATCACCACAAACAAAACCCGCTCTATAACCACTTTGACGACATTATCGAAATTTTCAAACGCTATGATGTCTCCTTCTCTTTGGGGGATTCCTTACGGCCTGGTTGTACCCATGATGCCTCCGATGCCGCCCAACTGGCGGAACTGAAAACCTTAGGGCAACTCACCCGCCGGGCCTGGGAGCATGATGTCCAAGTGATGGTTGAGGGACCAGGCCATGTGCCGATGGATCAAATTGAATTTAATGTCCGCAAGCAGATGGAAGAATGTTCCGAAGCTCCTTTCTATGTCTTGGGGCCGTTGGTGACGGATATTGCGCCAGGCTACGACCACATCACCTCAGCAATTGGGGCAGCCATGGCCGGCTGGTACGGGACAGCGATGTTGTGTTACGTCACCCCGAAAGAGCACCTGGGTTTACCCAATGCTGAAGACGTCCGCAATGGTTTAATTGCCTATAAAATTGCCGCCCATGCCGCAGATATTGCCCGCCACCGGCCGGGTGCCCGAGATCGGGATGATGAACTGTCCACCGCCCGCTATAACTTTGACTGGAATCGCCAGTTTGAGCTTTCCTTAGATCCGGAACGGGCCAAGGAATATCACGATGAAACCCTCCCCGCGGACATCTATAAAACCGCCGAATTTTGTTCCATGTGTGGGCCGAAGTTCTGCCCGATGCAAACCAAGGTGGATGCCGATGCTCTGACGGAGTTAGAGAAGTTTCTCGCCCAAGATCAAGAAAAACGGGTCATGGCGGAAGTTTAG
- the murG gene encoding undecaprenyldiphospho-muramoylpentapeptide beta-N-acetylglucosaminyltransferase, with amino-acid sequence MPKLLIAASGTGGHLFPALAVAQALTDYEITWLGVPDRLENELIPGHFPLVTIKMGGFQSRNPLSNVKPLVQLLKAIRQTRKILKTGNYGGVFTTGGYISSPAILAARSLGLPAILHDSNALPGKVTRWLTPWCSTVAVGMDAAAKRLKQGQSKTPIKITGTPVRPEFLHQATNSMSLQIENVTIPEDVTLIVAMGGSQGAVGLNQLVRGAVGAWLQRGAWVVHLTGHNDPEAQALQHPHYFSLPFYHDMAPLLQRADLAISRSGASALTELAITATPSILIPYPFAAEDHQWFNAQVFAQAGAAYTHRQQELTSTQLQEIVLDLLKHPAKLEKMSSQARSLAVPDSVDQLVSLIRSQCA; translated from the coding sequence GTGCCAAAACTTTTAATTGCTGCCAGTGGAACCGGGGGCCATTTATTTCCGGCTTTGGCGGTGGCCCAGGCCCTGACCGATTACGAAATTACTTGGTTGGGTGTGCCAGATCGCTTAGAGAACGAGTTAATCCCAGGCCATTTCCCCTTAGTCACCATCAAAATGGGCGGATTTCAAAGTCGTAACCCCCTCAGTAACGTCAAACCCCTTGTCCAGTTGCTCAAAGCGATTCGCCAAACCCGGAAAATCTTGAAAACCGGAAACTATGGGGGTGTGTTTACCACAGGCGGCTATATTTCATCCCCGGCAATTTTAGCGGCTCGGAGTTTAGGGCTACCAGCCATTCTCCATGATTCCAATGCTCTCCCCGGCAAAGTCACCCGTTGGTTAACTCCTTGGTGTTCAACTGTGGCCGTGGGGATGGATGCAGCGGCCAAACGACTCAAACAGGGTCAATCCAAAACTCCGATTAAAATCACTGGAACCCCTGTCCGCCCAGAGTTTTTACACCAGGCCACTAACTCAATGAGCCTCCAAATTGAGAATGTCACCATTCCTGAGGATGTCACCTTAATTGTGGCGATGGGGGGCAGTCAAGGGGCTGTGGGCTTAAACCAGTTAGTTCGGGGTGCAGTCGGGGCCTGGTTGCAGCGGGGGGCCTGGGTTGTCCACTTAACGGGTCATAATGATCCTGAGGCCCAGGCCCTACAGCATCCCCATTATTTCAGTCTGCCGTTCTATCATGACATGGCTCCTCTGTTGCAGCGGGCTGACCTAGCCATTAGTCGATCCGGGGCCAGTGCCTTAACCGAATTAGCGATCACCGCCACCCCAAGTATTTTAATTCCCTACCCCTTTGCCGCCGAAGATCATCAGTGGTTTAACGCCCAAGTCTTTGCCCAGGCCGGGGCCGCTTATACCCATCGGCAACAGGAGCTAACCAGCACCCAATTACAAGAAATTGTTTTAGACCTGCTCAAACATCCAGCCAAGCTAGAAAAAATGTCCAGCCAAGCTCGGTCTTTAGCCGTTCCCGATAGTGTGGATCAACTCGTGAGCCTGATTAGAAGTCAGTGTGCTTAA
- a CDS encoding HNH endonuclease: MHRKAVPEKIRKRIFQEASMVCPVCGETDVTTLEMHHIDPYSEVVNHKEENIILLCSNCHSKVTAGKISKEEILKLKISLMHGNNPNLNRAKDTNVINFNQSVNNGVIANNLHIKNEGGKIKVNPPNGTIASSMHHKNYVKRLIDRYHEFKLADVGAKNMNYTLLYSTIKREFGAKWDMIPLDQFERLVSYIQRRIDNTILGKNQKSNDVKRYSTFDEFLSKYSS, from the coding sequence ATGCACAGAAAAGCGGTTCCAGAGAAAATAAGGAAGCGAATATTTCAAGAAGCTAGCATGGTTTGCCCAGTATGTGGAGAGACTGATGTAACTACGTTAGAAATGCATCATATAGACCCCTACTCTGAAGTCGTTAATCATAAGGAAGAGAACATAATTCTGCTATGTAGTAACTGCCACTCTAAAGTTACAGCAGGCAAAATTTCAAAGGAAGAAATCCTCAAATTAAAGATATCGCTCATGCACGGAAATAATCCCAACTTGAACAGGGCGAAGGATACTAATGTCATAAATTTTAATCAAAGCGTTAATAATGGCGTAATTGCAAACAATCTACACATTAAGAATGAAGGCGGAAAAATAAAAGTAAATCCTCCGAATGGAACTATTGCCTCTAGTATGCATCATAAAAATTATGTTAAGAGACTTATTGATAGATATCATGAATTTAAACTTGCAGATGTTGGTGCTAAAAACATGAACTATACGTTATTGTATAGTACTATCAAAAGAGAATTTGGAGCAAAATGGGATATGATTCCATTAGACCAATTCGAGAGACTAGTATCATATATACAAAGAAGAATTGACAATACAATATTAGGTAAGAATCAGAAGTCCAACGACGTTAAGCGTTACTCTACATTTGACGAATTTTTGAGTAAATATTCTAGCTAA
- a CDS encoding TldD/PmbA family protein: MTTDVSSLMTLVETTAQQLGIHKYDLGGSQIDEVSVQVQNGRPKQVKASQRSGITVRVWNEQGQMGVTSTTDLDRRGLELALGMARDASHFGVIEHIPDFSPQAQAPVAPISSPLVSPAPASELVEKLVAAEQAVIEAHPAISSVPYNGLSQRAISRFYLNSEGAMRQEGGTYTSIYLYSKTDVAGRKPRSAGAFRLSYGLEDLDIASCVAETTEKTTSHLDYQPIASGHYPVIFSPEAFLSLLSAFSNLFNAQSILDGQSLSTPDSLGQALAVPDLTVFDDARHPEHIGATTFDGEGTPTQRTPLIEQGILTGLLHSAGTAKRLQAQPTGHANMGAKVTVSSHFYDVLPGREANSGYNLATADGVVYVDDLHALHAGVKALQGSFSLPFDGWLLKNGEKISIESATVAGDFRTVLKQIVHLDPVAQFTQGGFCPLVWVDGLAITGE; encoded by the coding sequence ATGACTACCGATGTCAGCAGCTTAATGACCCTTGTGGAAACAACCGCCCAGCAATTGGGCATTCACAAATATGATCTCGGTGGTTCTCAGATAGATGAGGTCTCTGTGCAAGTTCAAAATGGCCGGCCCAAGCAGGTCAAAGCTTCCCAGCGCTCAGGGATTACGGTGCGGGTTTGGAATGAGCAGGGACAAATGGGGGTAACAAGTACAACGGATTTGGATCGGCGAGGTTTGGAGTTAGCCTTGGGGATGGCCCGGGATGCCAGTCATTTTGGGGTTATAGAACATATTCCCGACTTTAGTCCCCAGGCCCAGGCCCCCGTAGCCCCCATTTCCTCTCCCCTAGTCAGCCCCGCCCCCGCCAGTGAATTAGTCGAAAAACTTGTCGCTGCCGAACAAGCCGTCATTGAAGCTCACCCAGCTATCAGTAGTGTTCCCTATAACGGATTATCCCAACGGGCTATCTCGCGGTTTTATCTCAACAGTGAAGGGGCCATGCGCCAAGAGGGGGGAACCTACACCTCCATTTATCTCTACAGCAAAACCGATGTGGCCGGTCGGAAACCCCGCAGTGCCGGAGCCTTTCGCCTCAGCTATGGCCTGGAAGACCTGGATATTGCCAGTTGTGTTGCCGAAACCACAGAAAAAACTACTAGCCATTTAGACTACCAACCTATTGCTTCGGGTCACTATCCCGTCATCTTTTCCCCGGAAGCGTTTTTAAGCCTCCTCTCGGCATTTTCCAACCTGTTTAACGCCCAAAGCATTTTGGATGGACAAAGCCTTTCCACCCCCGACTCCCTCGGCCAGGCCCTCGCTGTTCCAGACCTGACTGTTTTTGATGATGCCCGTCATCCCGAACATATCGGTGCCACAACCTTTGATGGGGAAGGAACACCGACCCAACGCACCCCCCTGATTGAGCAAGGAATCTTAACCGGATTACTCCACAGTGCCGGAACCGCCAAACGCCTCCAAGCCCAACCCACAGGCCATGCCAACATGGGGGCAAAAGTCACCGTCAGTAGTCATTTTTATGATGTTTTGCCCGGTCGGGAAGCTAACTCCGGTTATAATTTGGCAACTGCGGACGGGGTCGTCTATGTGGATGATCTCCATGCTCTCCATGCTGGGGTGAAGGCTTTACAAGGATCGTTTTCTTTGCCCTTTGATGGCTGGTTACTGAAGAACGGTGAGAAAATTAGTATCGAGTCGGCTACGGTAGCAGGGGATTTTCGGACAGTCCTGAAACAGATTGTTCATCTTGATCCGGTTGCGCAATTTACCCAAGGTGGTTTCTGCCCCCTTGTCTGGGTGGACGGATTAGCCATTACTGGAGAATAA
- a CDS encoding sirohydrochlorin chelatase, translating to MSTATFLVIHGSRDPRPGLELAELLRQLRSHSPRSLMGGGALEATEISLTEQIQQFSHQAQICGYPAINVLPLFLLPGVHVCEDVPAAVKTAQALSPLPITLLPYLGQQPGLMPLLQSILKANQAWVFLGHGSRRPGAMAWIDHLAGQLGAIPAYWTKPESLKVAIEQLVSQGTTEIRIFPYLLFAGKLLELITQQVQDLNLDYPQLRLHLTDCLRPGPELVNLVQDGLGFSETLVLSSN from the coding sequence ATGTCCACTGCTACTTTTTTAGTGATTCATGGAAGCCGTGACCCCAGGCCTGGCCTGGAACTTGCTGAACTATTACGGCAATTACGGTCACATTCGCCAAGATCTTTAATGGGGGGCGGGGCACTAGAGGCTACAGAAATTTCTTTGACAGAACAGATCCAGCAGTTTAGCCACCAGGCCCAAATTTGTGGCTACCCGGCCATTAACGTACTCCCATTATTTTTATTGCCCGGTGTTCATGTCTGTGAAGATGTTCCTGCCGCTGTCAAAACTGCCCAGGCCCTCAGCCCGTTACCGATTACCTTGCTGCCTTACCTCGGCCAACAACCAGGTTTAATGCCACTCTTGCAATCAATCCTGAAGGCAAACCAGGCCTGGGTATTTCTGGGCCATGGGAGTCGGCGGCCAGGGGCAATGGCGTGGATTGATCATCTGGCTGGACAACTCGGGGCAATACCTGCCTATTGGACAAAACCGGAAAGCCTTAAAGTAGCCATTGAGCAGCTGGTGTCTCAAGGAACAACGGAGATTAGAATTTTTCCCTATCTGCTTTTTGCAGGCAAACTTTTGGAATTGATAACTCAACAGGTACAAGATCTGAATCTGGACTATCCCCAGTTAAGGCTGCATTTGACCGATTGTTTACGCCCAGGCCCGGAATTAGTCAATCTGGTTCAGGATGGCCTGGGATTTTCCGAAACTCTTGTTTTAAGCTCTAATTAA
- the cobA gene encoding uroporphyrinogen-III C-methyltransferase, whose product MGESSTVGKVYLVGAGPGDPGLLTVRGKTLLECADVVLYDALISPEIFNLINPMAELIHVGKRRGNHSLNQAEIIQLLIDQAQEHAIVVRLKGGDPFIFGRGGEELIALTQAKVPVEVVPGVTSGIAVPAKLNIPLTHRELSSSVLLVTGHEGAGKYQPDVNWDAVAHAADTIVIYMGLHNLSQIRQALLTAGRDPNTPMALIQAGTQPEEKIIITTLGAEFEGLENTKKPTLIVIGEVINIRELCQNLI is encoded by the coding sequence ATGGGTGAAAGTTCTACGGTTGGTAAAGTCTATTTAGTGGGTGCGGGGCCTGGAGATCCGGGTCTATTGACGGTGCGGGGAAAAACCCTTTTAGAATGTGCTGATGTTGTTTTGTATGATGCCCTGATCAGCCCAGAGATTTTTAACTTAATTAACCCGATGGCGGAACTAATTCATGTGGGGAAACGCCGGGGGAATCACTCCTTAAATCAGGCAGAAATTATTCAACTGTTGATTGACCAGGCCCAGGAACACGCCATTGTAGTCCGACTGAAGGGGGGCGATCCGTTTATTTTTGGGCGGGGGGGAGAGGAGTTGATTGCCTTAACCCAGGCCAAAGTTCCGGTGGAGGTTGTACCGGGTGTGACCAGTGGAATTGCCGTTCCAGCGAAGTTAAATATTCCCCTGACCCATCGGGAACTCAGTTCATCCGTACTGTTGGTCACTGGTCATGAGGGGGCTGGCAAATATCAACCGGACGTGAATTGGGATGCGGTGGCCCATGCTGCCGATACGATTGTGATTTACATGGGCCTGCACAACCTCAGTCAAATTCGCCAGGCCTTGCTAACTGCGGGGCGAGACCCTAATACACCCATGGCCTTAATTCAAGCCGGAACCCAACCCGAAGAAAAAATTATCATCACAACCTTGGGGGCAGAGTTTGAGGGCCTAGAAAATACCAAAAAACCGACTTTAATTGTGATTGGGGAAGTGATCAATATCCGTGAACTTTGCCAGAATTTAATCTAA
- a CDS encoding YeeE/YedE family protein — protein sequence MSLSQPSGAWQKLLASKTVAIALGLIGFGVVALSRYGWRQSILFLLGALLGLTLHHARFGFSSAYRNWWLHRDGRGLLAQCLLLAVATVLFAPVLSAGEIAGETIRGALAPVGVAGMVGAFLFGIGMQWGGGCGCGSLAGLGSGNGSIVITILMFSVGSFLASLTRPFWAQFPSWQPIVWNQALGWVGGVAFQLALLGIVAGVILWLNQAPLKSRSEALIATDQSSKQELSKIIRGPWSLTTGAIVLAVLAWLTLIVSGQPWRITWGFLVWGAHLAQTLGWNPGQAPFWQSEPAQFALNHSIFADVSSVMNLSLILGAVLGAGLTGNFAIRFDLSGRQILARGFGGLLMGYGALLSFGCNISAFLGGIASLSLHGWLWIVFALFGSWLSLQFQGQLKGE from the coding sequence ATGAGTCTGTCTCAACCTTCGGGGGCCTGGCAAAAACTTTTAGCATCAAAGACTGTGGCAATAGCTCTGGGCCTCATTGGCTTTGGGGTTGTTGCCCTTTCCCGTTATGGCTGGCGGCAGAGTATTCTTTTTCTCTTGGGTGCTTTGCTGGGACTAACTCTCCACCATGCCCGCTTTGGCTTTAGCTCGGCCTATCGGAATTGGTGGCTGCATCGGGATGGGCGGGGGCTTTTGGCTCAGTGTTTATTACTCGCAGTGGCCACGGTTCTGTTTGCTCCTGTTTTGTCCGCGGGAGAAATTGCTGGGGAAACAATTCGCGGGGCCTTGGCCCCTGTGGGTGTAGCGGGGATGGTAGGGGCGTTTTTGTTTGGGATTGGGATGCAGTGGGGCGGGGGTTGTGGCTGTGGTAGTTTAGCTGGCCTGGGGAGCGGCAATGGCTCGATTGTGATTACGATTCTGATGTTTAGCGTTGGCTCGTTTTTGGCCAGTTTGACTCGCCCCTTTTGGGCCCAGTTTCCCAGTTGGCAGCCGATTGTTTGGAACCAGGCCTTGGGTTGGGTTGGGGGTGTGGCGTTCCAGTTAGCCCTATTGGGAATTGTGGCGGGTGTAATTCTCTGGCTAAACCAGGCCCCGTTAAAGTCTCGATCTGAAGCACTCATCGCGACCGATCAGTCTTCCAAACAGGAGTTAAGCAAAATCATTCGGGGGCCTTGGTCCCTCACCACTGGAGCGATTGTTTTAGCAGTCTTGGCCTGGTTAACTTTGATTGTCTCTGGGCAACCCTGGCGCATCACTTGGGGCTTTTTAGTCTGGGGCGCGCATTTAGCTCAAACCCTCGGATGGAACCCAGGCCAGGCCCCGTTTTGGCAGAGTGAACCGGCCCAATTTGCTCTGAATCATAGTATTTTTGCTGATGTCAGTTCTGTGATGAATCTCAGCTTGATTTTGGGAGCGGTTCTGGGGGCAGGTTTAACTGGGAACTTTGCGATTCGGTTTGATTTATCAGGGCGACAAATTTTGGCTCGCGGCTTTGGTGGTTTACTCATGGGCTATGGGGCGTTGCTTTCCTTTGGCTGCAATATCAGTGCTTTTTTAGGGGGGATTGCCTCGCTCAGTTTGCATGGTTGGCTGTGGATTGTTTTTGCCCTATTTGGCAGTTGGCTGTCTTTACAATTCCAGGGGCAACTCAAGGGTGAATAG
- a CDS encoding Crp/Fnr family transcriptional regulator, producing the protein MPNYTPPQSFADSHIESLEAIYRHQVSTSPLPPKLHNFAAGDCIWLHPERIWVVGQGIVQLNLLHPSGDEVILGLAGPGMPFGSALTTLEAYQARALTAVELMSFTLTEVESSPNLNQSLFRGLSRRLRQVEAILAISSHRRIEDRLRHLLFLLRQEVGHPHPQGHRLAVRLTHQQLASAIGTSRVTITRLLGKLREENWLKFDRDRHLILTPAITALTL; encoded by the coding sequence ATGCCGAATTACACTCCCCCTCAATCCTTTGCAGATTCCCACATAGAATCTCTGGAAGCAATTTATCGGCATCAAGTCAGCACCAGTCCCCTCCCTCCTAAGTTACATAATTTTGCGGCGGGCGATTGTATTTGGCTGCATCCTGAGCGGATTTGGGTTGTTGGTCAGGGAATTGTCCAATTAAATTTGCTCCACCCCAGTGGCGATGAAGTGATTTTAGGGTTGGCCGGGCCGGGGATGCCCTTTGGTTCAGCTTTAACGACATTGGAAGCCTACCAGGCCCGCGCCTTGACGGCGGTGGAGTTGATGTCTTTTACCTTGACCGAAGTTGAGTCTTCTCCTAATTTAAACCAGAGCCTATTTCGGGGTTTGAGTCGGCGATTAAGGCAGGTGGAAGCCATCTTAGCCATTTCTAGCCATCGCCGGATTGAGGATCGCTTGCGCCATCTATTATTTTTGCTACGGCAAGAAGTGGGACATCCCCATCCTCAAGGGCATCGTTTAGCAGTCCGCCTGACTCACCAACAGTTAGCCAGTGCCATTGGGACGAGTCGGGTGACTATTACCAGGCTATTGGGAAAACTGCGCGAAGAAAATTGGCTCAAATTTGATCGGGATCGCCACCTGATTCTCACCCCGGCAATTACGGCTTTGACGCTCTAG
- a CDS encoding sulfurtransferase: MRAFTKSLSRLSWRSRRLLIAAVFFLAVVALPITWIVNATAAPGATIQFVSPDWVKSQAKNSNLRILDVRNAPLEYISGHLPNAVNIADAAFRGPDGRLPVQYWDEVKLTKILGQAGVSNNSKVLVYSDARDVLGATMVAYVLERLGFKDIAILDGGFTGYKASGEVTKAYPKYSIAQPKFQDNPNIRVNLAQVKQLIGKPGVVFVDPRPPKLFSGEENVFIRNGHIPGARNIPWPTFTTADNPHKLKSLDEIKAILASKKVDPSQDVIVTCSTGREATLQYIVLKHLLKYPKVRIYEGSWTEYSATDLPVQTGPDPIG; this comes from the coding sequence ATGAGAGCCTTTACCAAATCATTATCCCGTCTCAGTTGGCGGTCACGGCGATTACTAATTGCGGCCGTATTTTTTCTCGCAGTCGTTGCTTTACCTATTACCTGGATTGTCAATGCCACTGCCGCCCCCGGGGCCACAATTCAATTTGTCAGTCCAGACTGGGTGAAGTCCCAAGCAAAAAACTCTAATCTTCGCATTCTCGATGTCCGTAATGCCCCCCTGGAATATATTTCTGGACACCTTCCCAATGCCGTAAATATTGCTGATGCTGCTTTTCGGGGGCCGGATGGTCGCTTGCCGGTACAGTACTGGGATGAAGTTAAACTCACTAAAATCCTAGGTCAAGCCGGAGTTAGCAATAATAGTAAGGTCTTGGTCTATTCGGATGCTCGGGATGTTCTCGGTGCAACGATGGTGGCCTATGTCCTCGAGCGGCTTGGCTTTAAGGATATTGCGATTCTCGATGGTGGCTTTACTGGTTATAAGGCGAGTGGGGAAGTAACCAAAGCCTATCCCAAATATTCTATTGCCCAACCAAAGTTTCAAGATAACCCCAACATTCGCGTCAATCTGGCTCAGGTCAAGCAACTGATTGGTAAGCCTGGGGTGGTTTTTGTTGATCCACGGCCACCAAAGCTCTTTAGCGGTGAAGAAAATGTCTTTATCCGGAATGGTCACATTCCCGGCGCACGGAATATCCCTTGGCCCACGTTCACAACTGCAGATAACCCGCACAAACTCAAGTCCTTGGATGAGATCAAAGCGATTTTAGCCAGCAAAAAAGTTGACCCCAGCCAAGATGTGATTGTCACGTGCAGCACCGGCCGGGAAGCTACCTTGCAATACATTGTCCTGAAGCACTTGCTCAAATACCCGAAAGTCCGCATCTATGAAGGCTCTTGGACTGAGTATAGTGCCACCGATTTACCCGTTCAAACTGGCCCTGATCCGATTGGTTAG
- a CDS encoding MgtC/SapB family protein translates to MALENTLFFSPDDIFTISLRLGMAFFVGGAIGLNRQQPGRPAGLRTYMAVSVGSALFVMLPLQAGIDLNSTNALSRTVQGVATGVGFIGAGLILQQSSHGVKPEVKGLTSAAALWLTAGLGTAAGCGLWITSLIGTLMTLVILSGVKRIKQAPLYQVHIYGKGKKKKTAAPLKNISASTPDNSND, encoded by the coding sequence ATGGCGTTAGAAAATACTTTATTCTTCAGCCCGGATGATATATTCACAATTTCGTTGCGTTTGGGCATGGCGTTTTTTGTGGGGGGTGCGATTGGCTTAAACCGACAACAACCCGGGCGACCTGCTGGCCTACGCACCTATATGGCTGTGAGCGTTGGTTCTGCTTTATTTGTGATGCTGCCACTCCAGGCCGGGATTGATCTTAATTCCACTAATGCCTTGAGTCGGACAGTGCAGGGGGTGGCAACTGGGGTGGGGTTTATTGGTGCGGGTTTAATTTTGCAACAGTCAAGTCATGGAGTAAAGCCAGAAGTTAAGGGTCTGACCTCTGCTGCTGCCTTGTGGTTAACTGCTGGCCTGGGAACTGCTGCCGGATGTGGGCTTTGGATTACCAGCTTAATCGGAACATTAATGACCTTGGTAATTTTGAGCGGAGTCAAGCGGATTAAACAAGCTCCCCTGTATCAAGTGCATATCTATGGGAAAGGTAAAAAGAAAAAGACCGCAGCCCCGTTGAAAAACATCTCAGCCTCTACTCCTGACAATTCTAACGATTGA
- a CDS encoding LptF/LptG family permease, with the protein MAVAPTRPWLPISLPVLDRYLLVEMIAPFIWGLGIFTTIAAVIGTVFELIRRVLDSGLGVADAGQVFLLRLPSFIVLGIPMAILFGTLMAYSRLSRRSEIIACKSVGIGARRLVVPALLAGLVAMTSTWALNEYVVPASSYQAYLTLKAGIDQPVKPFQERNIFYREFAQRYLQQIFFAQEFDGQVMQGVTILNFDQGLLSEIIAAESAEWFEPERAWELSNGTRYLLDGNQAYQEVVPFTRQAFTYRRTPLELAQEIRTPEFMSSGEVKDFLGILLQSGDQKRIRTWRVQLQEKRSLPWVCLLLALIGAVLGINSPRSNNAWAFGLSVAVIFSYYLVSFVATSFGQGGILSPAVASWSPKIGLGLIGIILLIQAQRH; encoded by the coding sequence GTGGCTGTTGCCCCAACTCGCCCTTGGCTACCAATTTCACTCCCCGTTTTAGATCGTTATTTGCTCGTAGAAATGATTGCTCCGTTTATTTGGGGCCTGGGTATCTTTACGACTATTGCGGCGGTCATTGGGACTGTTTTTGAACTAATTCGGCGTGTCCTCGATTCTGGCCTAGGGGTGGCTGATGCTGGGCAAGTCTTTCTGCTGCGGCTCCCCAGTTTTATTGTCTTGGGGATTCCGATGGCAATTTTATTTGGCACTCTTATGGCCTACAGTCGGCTCTCGCGCCGCAGTGAAATTATTGCTTGCAAAAGTGTTGGCATTGGTGCGAGGCGTTTAGTAGTTCCGGCCCTGTTGGCGGGTCTGGTGGCAATGACGAGTACCTGGGCCTTAAATGAGTATGTGGTGCCGGCCAGTAGTTACCAGGCCTATCTGACGCTAAAAGCGGGGATTGACCAGCCCGTCAAGCCATTTCAAGAACGGAACATTTTCTATCGGGAATTTGCCCAACGCTATCTTCAGCAGATTTTCTTTGCCCAGGAATTTGATGGCCAGGTGATGCAGGGGGTGACCATACTAAATTTTGACCAGGGATTATTGTCCGAAATTATTGCCGCTGAGTCGGCCGAGTGGTTCGAGCCAGAACGGGCCTGGGAATTGAGCAATGGCACGCGCTACCTTCTGGATGGGAACCAAGCCTATCAAGAGGTTGTCCCCTTTACCCGTCAAGCCTTCACCTATCGCCGCACCCCTCTCGAATTAGCCCAGGAAATTCGCACACCGGAGTTTATGAGTAGTGGGGAGGTCAAGGATTTTCTAGGTATCTTGCTCCAAAGTGGTGATCAAAAGCGGATTCGGACTTGGCGCGTTCAACTCCAAGAAAAACGCTCTCTTCCTTGGGTGTGCCTTCTTTTAGCCCTGATTGGGGCAGTTTTGGGTATTAATTCGCCTCGTAGTAATAATGCCTGGGCTTTTGGCCTGAGCGTAGCCGTGATTTTTAGTTACTATCTGGTTTCCTTTGTCGCAACCTCATTTGGGCAGGGGGGGATTCTTTCTCCTGCTGTGGCCAGTTGGTCGCCCAAAATTGGCCTGGGCTTGATTGGGATTATTTTACTGATCCAGGCCCAGCGTCACTAA